The stretch of DNA AGCCGAAGGTCAACATGAGCAACAACAAGACGATGCCGACCATCCACATGACCTCACGTGGACGTTTATAGGCGCCGTACAGATAGACTTGGAGGAGGTGCAACCCGATGGCGACCATCACGGCCGATGCCCCCCAATGGTGCAGCCCCCGGACAAACCACCCGAACAGGACCTCATGCTGGATAAACTGCACGGTGTCATAGGCGGCATCCGGCGACGGCACGTAATAAAGCGCCAGAAACATGCCCGTCGTAGCCTGGAGGCAAAACAGAAACAGGGTGGCCGACCCAAACACATAGATCCAGCTGGCTCCGCCGGGAATCGGTTCATCCAACAGCGTCTGCCCAATGGGCTTCAACTTCAGTCGGGCATCGAACCAGTCATAGAGTTTTCCTGCCATGGTCTCCTATCCTGAAAGCCGCTACAATTCGACCGGACGATCAAGCCCTGATTTATATTGTTTGTAGGTGACCCAGAGTCGCCCTTGCTCCACTTTGGAGGGGAGCACATCCAGCGGGCGAGGAGCCGGTCCGTCGAGCACCTTGCCTGTCACATCGTAGACACTGCCGTGACAGGGGCACTTGAACTTCTTATCGTCACTGTCCCATCGGAATCCGCATCCGAGATGAGGGCAGATGGGGGAGAACACCACCACCGTGCCTGCCGGTTGCTTGATCGCCCAAACGACTTTCTTCACCGACGCGGTGCGCCACCCGTCCTTGATCGAATTCACGAATTCCAACTGCTCGGGCTCGCCGGCAGGAAGTTGGTCGATGGGACCGATCTCATTCCACGAGGACTCACGCCGCTTCAGGGCCGGAGCCACCGCATAACTGATGAGTGGGACCGCCAATCCAACCCCAATGACACCCATCGCAATCTTAGTGACCCACGCAAAAAACCGGCGTCGGGTGCCGACCGGCGTCGAGGTGACCAGCGCGTCATCGGGCTGTGCATCGTGCCCCGTCATCGGACGCCTTCACTGCACACAGCCTGCAGGGCGGGAGCGCTTCCTTCTCCCTCCTCTGTTTGCCGGGACAATTTATTAAAGGCATCGAGGGCGGCCACCTTGTAACACTCCGCCAAGGTGGGATAGTTGAATACGGCCCGCAAGAAATAGGGGAGTCCGCCCCCCAACTCCATCACCGCCTGTCCGATATGAATCAGCTCCGTGGCCCCGGTCCCCACGGCATGGACGCCGAGCAGCCGTTGATCCTTGCGGTGAATGAGCAATTTGAGGAAACCGCTGTCATCGCCAAGAATCTGCCCCCGCGCAATTTCCCTATATCGCGCGATGCCGGTTTCATACGGAATCTTCTTCTGCGTCAACTCATGTTCCGGCGGGCCGATTGCCGAGATCTCCGGAAGGGCATAGATACCGATGGGAAGATGCTCGACCATCGGCCCCGGTTCCACTCCGAACGCGTAACAGGCCGCCAACCTCCCCTGCATGAACGAGGTCGACGCCAGGCTCGGATACCCGATGACGTCGCCGACGGCGAAGATGTGCGGCACCGCGGTTCGGAAGTGCCGATCGACGGTCATCCGTCCCCGCTCATCTGATGTCAGCCCCACCGCCTCAAGGTTGAGCCTGCCCGCAGCCCCGATCCGTCCGACCGAAAACAAGACTTGATCGGCCACGATCGATTTCCCCGATTCCAGATGCACCACGGCCTGCCCCGGGGTACCGGCGGTGACTTCCAACCGCTCGACCGCTTCCCCTAAGCGAAACGTGACCCGTTGTTTTCTCATCTGATGCATCAGTTCATCGACCACCTCCCGGTCTAAAAACTCCAGCAGGCGCTCGCGTTTGTCCACCACGATCACCTCGATCTGCAGGGCGGCGAACATCGACGCATACTCAACC from Nitrospira sp. encodes:
- a CDS encoding ubiquinol-cytochrome c reductase iron-sulfur subunit — its product is MTGHDAQPDDALVTSTPVGTRRRFFAWVTKIAMGVIGVGLAVPLISYAVAPALKRRESSWNEIGPIDQLPAGEPEQLEFVNSIKDGWRTASVKKVVWAIKQPAGTVVVFSPICPHLGCGFRWDSDDKKFKCPCHGSVYDVTGKVLDGPAPRPLDVLPSKVEQGRLWVTYKQYKSGLDRPVEL
- the sthA gene encoding Si-specific NAD(P)(+) transhydrogenase, which encodes MSPAYDFDLVCIGSGPAGQRAAVQAAKLGKRAAVVEKGLSVGGTCLDRGTIPSKTFREAVCSLTQGDGQFGRSRAYRSEPDRAHRPSAEELLHRVAMVAGCEAQVVEQQLCRNDIQLIRGEASFLDPHSLVVASAEGRRTVTAANILIAVGTYPASPPGVPVDGDIILTSDDVARLRRLPKKLVVVGGGIIGVEYASMFAALQIEVIVVDKRERLLEFLDREVVDELMHQMRKQRVTFRLGEAVERLEVTAGTPGQAVVHLESGKSIVADQVLFSVGRIGAAGRLNLEAVGLTSDERGRMTVDRHFRTAVPHIFAVGDVIGYPSLASTSFMQGRLAACYAFGVEPGPMVEHLPIGIYALPEISAIGPPEHELTQKKIPYETGIARYREIARGQILGDDSGFLKLLIHRKDQRLLGVHAVGTGATELIHIGQAVMELGGGLPYFLRAVFNYPTLAECYKVAALDAFNKLSRQTEEGEGSAPALQAVCSEGVR